The following are encoded in a window of Syngnathus scovelli strain Florida chromosome 4, RoL_Ssco_1.2, whole genome shotgun sequence genomic DNA:
- the slc12a1 gene encoding solute carrier family 12 member 1 isoform X1, translating to MEKVKSNSGEHVNLAYDSTLDGPSVYDKDDDLREVRPSVASAFGHDTLDRVPNIDFYRNAGSVSGHRAVRPSLQELHDVFQKPNGAISVPDTVEDDYEGSNGTPSDDVESVVPLDSGKGAVKFGWIRGVLVRCMLNIWGVMLFIRLSWVFGQAGWGLGIVVIALSCVVTTITGLSMSAICTNGVVRGGGAYYLISRSLGPEFGGSIGLIFAFANAVAVAMYVVGFAETVVELLVEHDVLMVDPLNDIRIIGVITVVLLLGISVAGMEWEAKAQIVLLVILLAAIVNVFVGTFIPPTADKKSKGVFNYDVNIFLENFPPAFRNQESFFSVFSIFFPAATGILAGANISGDLRDAQAAIPKGTLLAILITGITYLGVGLCVSASVVRDATGNITDLITPGVACGDSAVAACELGYNFSSCAVESCKFGAMNNFQVMTLVSGFGPLIIAGTFSATLSSALASLVSAPKVFQALCKDNIYKALHFFAKGHGKNDEPIRGYVLTFFISVAFILIGNLNTIAPIISNFFLASYALINFSCFHASYAKSPGWRPAYKFYNMWLSLLGAALCCGVMFVINWWAALLTYAIEILLYIYVKVKKPDVNWGSSTQAVTFVSAVSNALSLAGVEDHVKNFRPQILALTGATRTRPALLDLAHSFSKNYGLCLTCEVFVGPRVEALPEMNTGMEKNQQWLKKTKRKAFYAAVNCDKFRDGVETLLQASGLGRMKPNTLMMGFKTNWQTSGSEAVQSYVGVLHDAFDFEYGAAILRINQGLDVSHIIEAEDEMLKSAKEQQELESDFTSNGGKGKGLFRKSRPSQQVLTTRVSVCGPPPPQVAKMNEKLVQASTQFKTKQPKGTLDVWWLFDDGGLTLLLPYILTTRKKWNNCKMRIFIAGQPGRSEMDKQEMKLLLHKFRIQCADIIVIDDIHIKPRNERYMLENHLGPTSALGAPCPHLYGLSLKKLEDMIEPFRLHERTRDSTQVEAMRKNQPWKITDDELDEFEEKTNLQVRLNELLQENSKSANLIVVSMPIARKETISDFLYMAWLDILTKDLPPTILIRGNHKSVLTFYS from the exons TGCGGGCAGCGTGAGTGGTCACCGGGCTGTGCGGCCGTCGCTGCAGGAGCTGCATGATGTCTTTCAAAAG CCGAATGGAGCCATCTCTGTCCCAGACACCGTGGAGGATGATTATGAGGGGAGCAACGGCACCCCCTCGGACGACGTGGAGTCTGTTGTTCCCCTTGACAGCGGCAAAGGAGCTGTAAAGTTCGGCTGGATAAGGGGGGTCTTG GTGAGATGCATGCTGAACATTTGGGGCGTCATGTTGTTCATCCGCCTGTCCTGGGTGTTTGGCCAAGCTGGCTGGG GTTTGGGAATAGTGGTTATTGCTCTCAGTTGTGTGGTGACAACAATCACTGGCCTttccatgtcagcaatttgcactAATGGTGTGGTCAGGGGAG GCGGGGCCTACTACCTGATATCTCGCAGCTTGGGACCAGAGTTTGGTGGTTCCATCGGCCTGATATTTGCCTTTGCCAATGCAGTGGCTGTAGCCATGTATGTCGTCGGATTTGCAGAGACCGTCGTGGAATTACTCGTG GAGCATGATGTACTCATGGTGGATCCATTAAATGACATTAGAATCATTGGAGTCATCACAGTGGTGCTGCTGTTGGGCATATCTGTAGCTGGAATGGAATGGGAGGCCAAG GCCCAGATAGTCCTACTCGTCATCCTACTGGCGGCTATTGTGAATGTATTTGTGGGCACCTTCATTCCTCCCACCGCTGACAAGAAATCCAAGGGGGTATTTAATTATGATG TGAATATCTTCTTAGAAAACTTTCCACCGGCTTTCCGAAATCAAGAGTCGTTCTTTTCAGTGTTTTCCATATTTTTCCCTGCTGCGACCGGGATCTTGGCAGGAGCCAACATTTCCGGTGACTTACGG GATGCTCAGGCAGCCATTCCAAAAGGCACCTTGTTGGCTATTCTGATCACGGGTATTACCTACTTGGGTGTGGGTCTTTGTGTCT CTGCCAGCGTTGTGCGTGATGCGACAGGAAACATAACGGATCTCATCACTCCTGGCGTAGCATGTGGAGATTCAGCCGTTGCTGCCTGTGAACTTGGCTACAATTTTTCTTCCTGCGCAGTTGAAAGCTGCAAGTTTGGCGCAATGAACAACTTCCAG GTGATGACTTTGGTGTCAGGCTTTGGTCCTCTCATCATAGCTGGAACTTTTTCAGCTACACTCTCATCCGCTTTGGCTTCGCTTGTTAGTGCTCCCAAAGTTTTCCAG GCGCTGTGCAAAGACAACATCTATAAGGCTCTGCACTTCTTTGCCAAAGGACATGGCAAGAACGACGAGCCCATCCGTGGTTACGTCCTCACATTTTTCATTTCTGTGGCCTTCATTCTCATCG GGAATCTCAATACCATTGCGCCCATCATTTCAAACTTCTTCTTGGCATCTTACGCACTTATCAATTTCTCCTGCTTCCATGCTTCCTACGCAAAGTCTCCAG GTTGGCGACCAGCATACAAATTTTACAACATGTGGCTGTCCTTGCTGGGTGCTGCTCTGTGCTGTGGTGTCATGTTTGTCATTAACTGGTGGGCGGCGCTGCTCACTTACGCCATTGAGATCCTCCTCTACATATATGTCAAGGTCAAGAAGCCAG ACGTGAACTGGGGCTCATCTACTCAGGCGGTGACGTTTGTCAGTGCGGTCAGCAATGCTCTGTCTCTAGCTGGAGTAGAAGATCACGTCAAGAACTTCAG GCCTCAGATCTTGGCATTGACAGGGGCCACTCGGACCAGGCCAGCTCTGCTAGACCTAGCTCACTCTTTTTCTAAGAACTATGGACTCTGCCTCACCTGTGAAGTGTTTGTG GGTCCAAGGGTAGAGGCCTTGCCTGAAATGAACACTGGCATGGAGAAGAATCAGCAATGGCTGAAGAAGACCAAACGTAAAGCATTTTACGCCGCCGTAAACTGTGACAAATTCCGGGACGGAGTGGAGACCCTGCTGCAG GCCTCAGGTCTTGGCCGCATGAAGCCCAACACACTAATGATGGGcttcaaaacaaactggcaGACTTCAGGTTCAGAAGCAGTCCAGAGTTATGTGGGAGTGCTGCA TGATGCCTTTGACTTTGAATATGGAGCAGCAATTTTAAGGATAAACCAGGGACTTGATGTTTCTCATATTATTGAGGCAGAAG ATGAAATGCTAAAATCAGCAAAGGAACAACAGGAGCTGGAAAGTGATTTCACGTCAAATGGAGGCAAAGGGAAAGGATTGTTCAGGAAGTCAAGACCATCTCAGCAAGTGCTCACCACCCGAG TATCAGTGTGCggccccccaccaccacaggTTGCCAAGATGAATGAGAAGCTGGTGCAGGCCAGTACTCAGTTTAAGACCAAACAGCCCAAAGGAACACTTGACGTGTGGTGGCTCTTTGACGATGGAG GTCTCACTCTGCTGCTGCCCTACATCCTCACCACCAGGAAGAAGTGGAACAACTGCAAAATGAGAATTTTCATTGCAGGGCAGCCCGGACGCAGCGAGATGGATAAACAGGA GATGAAGTTGCTGCTACATAAGTTCCGAATTCAATGCGCTGACATCATAGTCATCGATGACATCCATATCAAGCCTCGTAACGAAAGGTACATGTTAGAAAATCATCTTGGTCCAACGTCTGCCCTTGGTGCCCCATGTCCTCATTTGTATGGTCTCAGCTTAAAGAAGTTGGAGGACATGATTGAACCTTTCCGTCTTCACGAGAGGACCAGAGACAGTACTCAGGTTGAGGCTATGCGGAAAAATCAGCCTTGGAAGATTACTGATGATGAGTTGGATGAATTTGAGGAGAAG ACCAACCTGCAGGTTCGACTGAATGAGTTGCTTCAGGAGAACTCCAAATCCGCGAACCTGATTGTGGT AAGCATGCCTATCGCACGAAAGGAAACCATCTCTGACTTCCTCTACATGGCCTGGTTGGACATTCTGACCAAGGACCTCCCACCCACCATCCTCATAAGAGGCAACCACAAGAGTGTGCTCACCTTCTACTCATGA
- the slc12a1 gene encoding solute carrier family 12 member 1 isoform X2, with product MEKVKSNSGEHVNLAYDSTLDGPSVYDKDDDLREVRPSVASAFGHDTLDRVPNIDFYRNAGSVSGHRAVRPSLQELHDVFQKPNGAISVPDTVEDDYEGSNGTPSDDVESVVPLDSGKGAVKFGWIRGVLVRCMLNIWGVMLFIRLSWVFGQAGWGLGIVVIALSCVVTTITGLSMSAICTNGVVRGGGAYYLISRSLGPEFGGSIGLIFAFANAVAVAMYVVGFAETVVELLVEHDVLMVDPLNDIRIIGVITVVLLLGISVAGMEWEAKAQIVLLVILLAAIVNVFVGTFIPPTADKKSKGVFNYDVNIFLENFPPAFRNQESFFSVFSIFFPAATGILAGANISGDLRDAQAAIPKGTLLAILITGITYLGVGLCVSASVVRDATGNITDLITPGVACGDSAVAACELGYNFSSCAVESCKFGAMNNFQVMTLVSGFGPLIIAGTFSATLSSALASLVSAPKVFQALCKDNIYKALHFFAKGHGKNDEPIRGYVLTFFISVAFILIGNLNTIAPIISNFFLASYALINFSCFHASYAKSPGWRPAYKFYNMWLSLLGAALCCGVMFVINWWAALLTYAIEILLYIYVKVKKPDVNWGSSTQAVTFVSAVSNALSLAGVEDHVKNFRPQILALTGATRTRPALLDLAHSFSKNYGLCLTCEVFVGPRVEALPEMNTGMEKNQQWLKKTKRKAFYAAVNCDKFRDGVETLLQASGLGRMKPNTLMMGFKTNWQTSGSEAVQSYVGVLHDAFDFEYGAAILRINQGLDVSHIIEAEDEMLKSAKEQQELESDFTSNGGKGKGLFRKSRPSQQVLTTRVSVCGPPPPQVAKMNEKLVQASTQFKTKQPKGTLDVWWLFDDGGLTLLLPYILTTRKKWNNCKMRIFIAGQPGRSEMDKQEMKLLLHKFRIQCADIIVIDDIHIKPRNESLKKLEDMIEPFRLHERTRDSTQVEAMRKNQPWKITDDELDEFEEKTNLQVRLNELLQENSKSANLIVVSMPIARKETISDFLYMAWLDILTKDLPPTILIRGNHKSVLTFYS from the exons TGCGGGCAGCGTGAGTGGTCACCGGGCTGTGCGGCCGTCGCTGCAGGAGCTGCATGATGTCTTTCAAAAG CCGAATGGAGCCATCTCTGTCCCAGACACCGTGGAGGATGATTATGAGGGGAGCAACGGCACCCCCTCGGACGACGTGGAGTCTGTTGTTCCCCTTGACAGCGGCAAAGGAGCTGTAAAGTTCGGCTGGATAAGGGGGGTCTTG GTGAGATGCATGCTGAACATTTGGGGCGTCATGTTGTTCATCCGCCTGTCCTGGGTGTTTGGCCAAGCTGGCTGGG GTTTGGGAATAGTGGTTATTGCTCTCAGTTGTGTGGTGACAACAATCACTGGCCTttccatgtcagcaatttgcactAATGGTGTGGTCAGGGGAG GCGGGGCCTACTACCTGATATCTCGCAGCTTGGGACCAGAGTTTGGTGGTTCCATCGGCCTGATATTTGCCTTTGCCAATGCAGTGGCTGTAGCCATGTATGTCGTCGGATTTGCAGAGACCGTCGTGGAATTACTCGTG GAGCATGATGTACTCATGGTGGATCCATTAAATGACATTAGAATCATTGGAGTCATCACAGTGGTGCTGCTGTTGGGCATATCTGTAGCTGGAATGGAATGGGAGGCCAAG GCCCAGATAGTCCTACTCGTCATCCTACTGGCGGCTATTGTGAATGTATTTGTGGGCACCTTCATTCCTCCCACCGCTGACAAGAAATCCAAGGGGGTATTTAATTATGATG TGAATATCTTCTTAGAAAACTTTCCACCGGCTTTCCGAAATCAAGAGTCGTTCTTTTCAGTGTTTTCCATATTTTTCCCTGCTGCGACCGGGATCTTGGCAGGAGCCAACATTTCCGGTGACTTACGG GATGCTCAGGCAGCCATTCCAAAAGGCACCTTGTTGGCTATTCTGATCACGGGTATTACCTACTTGGGTGTGGGTCTTTGTGTCT CTGCCAGCGTTGTGCGTGATGCGACAGGAAACATAACGGATCTCATCACTCCTGGCGTAGCATGTGGAGATTCAGCCGTTGCTGCCTGTGAACTTGGCTACAATTTTTCTTCCTGCGCAGTTGAAAGCTGCAAGTTTGGCGCAATGAACAACTTCCAG GTGATGACTTTGGTGTCAGGCTTTGGTCCTCTCATCATAGCTGGAACTTTTTCAGCTACACTCTCATCCGCTTTGGCTTCGCTTGTTAGTGCTCCCAAAGTTTTCCAG GCGCTGTGCAAAGACAACATCTATAAGGCTCTGCACTTCTTTGCCAAAGGACATGGCAAGAACGACGAGCCCATCCGTGGTTACGTCCTCACATTTTTCATTTCTGTGGCCTTCATTCTCATCG GGAATCTCAATACCATTGCGCCCATCATTTCAAACTTCTTCTTGGCATCTTACGCACTTATCAATTTCTCCTGCTTCCATGCTTCCTACGCAAAGTCTCCAG GTTGGCGACCAGCATACAAATTTTACAACATGTGGCTGTCCTTGCTGGGTGCTGCTCTGTGCTGTGGTGTCATGTTTGTCATTAACTGGTGGGCGGCGCTGCTCACTTACGCCATTGAGATCCTCCTCTACATATATGTCAAGGTCAAGAAGCCAG ACGTGAACTGGGGCTCATCTACTCAGGCGGTGACGTTTGTCAGTGCGGTCAGCAATGCTCTGTCTCTAGCTGGAGTAGAAGATCACGTCAAGAACTTCAG GCCTCAGATCTTGGCATTGACAGGGGCCACTCGGACCAGGCCAGCTCTGCTAGACCTAGCTCACTCTTTTTCTAAGAACTATGGACTCTGCCTCACCTGTGAAGTGTTTGTG GGTCCAAGGGTAGAGGCCTTGCCTGAAATGAACACTGGCATGGAGAAGAATCAGCAATGGCTGAAGAAGACCAAACGTAAAGCATTTTACGCCGCCGTAAACTGTGACAAATTCCGGGACGGAGTGGAGACCCTGCTGCAG GCCTCAGGTCTTGGCCGCATGAAGCCCAACACACTAATGATGGGcttcaaaacaaactggcaGACTTCAGGTTCAGAAGCAGTCCAGAGTTATGTGGGAGTGCTGCA TGATGCCTTTGACTTTGAATATGGAGCAGCAATTTTAAGGATAAACCAGGGACTTGATGTTTCTCATATTATTGAGGCAGAAG ATGAAATGCTAAAATCAGCAAAGGAACAACAGGAGCTGGAAAGTGATTTCACGTCAAATGGAGGCAAAGGGAAAGGATTGTTCAGGAAGTCAAGACCATCTCAGCAAGTGCTCACCACCCGAG TATCAGTGTGCggccccccaccaccacaggTTGCCAAGATGAATGAGAAGCTGGTGCAGGCCAGTACTCAGTTTAAGACCAAACAGCCCAAAGGAACACTTGACGTGTGGTGGCTCTTTGACGATGGAG GTCTCACTCTGCTGCTGCCCTACATCCTCACCACCAGGAAGAAGTGGAACAACTGCAAAATGAGAATTTTCATTGCAGGGCAGCCCGGACGCAGCGAGATGGATAAACAGGA GATGAAGTTGCTGCTACATAAGTTCCGAATTCAATGCGCTGACATCATAGTCATCGATGACATCCATATCAAGCCTCGTAACGAAAG CTTAAAGAAGTTGGAGGACATGATTGAACCTTTCCGTCTTCACGAGAGGACCAGAGACAGTACTCAGGTTGAGGCTATGCGGAAAAATCAGCCTTGGAAGATTACTGATGATGAGTTGGATGAATTTGAGGAGAAG ACCAACCTGCAGGTTCGACTGAATGAGTTGCTTCAGGAGAACTCCAAATCCGCGAACCTGATTGTGGT AAGCATGCCTATCGCACGAAAGGAAACCATCTCTGACTTCCTCTACATGGCCTGGTTGGACATTCTGACCAAGGACCTCCCACCCACCATCCTCATAAGAGGCAACCACAAGAGTGTGCTCACCTTCTACTCATGA
- the dut gene encoding deoxyuridine 5'-triphosphate nucleotidohydrolase, mitochondrial has product MTRMFRFPRAVRNLFCLRRQFHSRMISHNKEVADATQLSSSKRFKQNPAEGSVLRFAKLSEHATTPTRGSPKAAGFDLYSAYDYSIGPMDKAIVKTDIQIAVPHGCYGRVAPRSGLAAKHFIDVGAGVVDEDYRGNVGVVLFNFSKQTFEVKKGDRIAQLVCERIAYPELVEEERLDDTERGTGGFGSTGLN; this is encoded by the exons ATGACACGAATGTTTAGGTTTCCTCGCGCTGTCAGAAACCTGTTCTGTTTGAGGAGGCAATTTCACTCTCGAATGATCAGTCATAACAAAG AGGTTGCTGATGCCACCCAGCTTTCTTCATCGAAAAGGTTCAAACAAAACCCTGCCGAGGGTTCTGTTCTTCGTTTCGCCAAACTTTCGGAACATGCCACTACACCCACCCGAGGCTCCCCAAAAGCTGCTGGATTCGACCTCTACAG tgcATATGATTATTCAATCGGCCCAATGGACAAGGCCATCGTGAAAACTGACATCCAGATAGCAGTGCCACATGGTTGTTATGGCAGAGTGG CACCAAGATCTGGTCTCGCAGCAAAGCATTTTATTGACGTTGGAG CTGGAGTCGTTGATGAGGACTACAGAGGGAATGTGGGtgttgtcctatttaacttcagCAAACAGACATTTGAAG TTAAAAAAGGTGATCGGATTGCACAACTGGTGTGTGAGCGCATCGCCTACCCAGAATTAGTTGAGGAGGAG AGACTAGATGACACTGAGCGTGGGACGGGAGGCTTTGGGTCAACCGGACTCAACTGA